The Microvirga lotononidis nucleotide sequence GACGGCAGCGGAGGAGGTGGCCTCCGTCTCGGTCACCTTGTCTCCCTCTGATAGGGAGATGCCGTCCGAGACGGTCCTCCCAACTTGGGCTCGCTCGGCATCGCCGCAGCGAGCCCCTTTTGGGTTGCAGAGGAGGGGCACGCCTCGCGAGGACGACCCAAGGCACAGGCTGCTCACGGATTAAAGTCGGGACCGTGAGCTTCCCGGGCAACCGCCTTCCGGACCAAATCAACTCGCCGTGTCTGGAGCATGGGGTACATTCCGCTCGTGATGGCAACAGCCTAGAAGGGCAACTTCGGTTACCGCATCGCTCGCCAAACTGTTGTGCACGACCAGATGAGCCGGGCGAATTGTGTCGGAGCCTGTCGACCCCCGATCACACCCTAGCGACATCTCCGATCAGCATCAGCGCATGACTGCCAAGATGCCGACGCTCAAGGTCATAGGATTCTGATATGTCACTTTCCTCTCGCCGCTCATGCCATCGGGCCAATCACCTACTGTCAACGCTGCTATCGGACGACTTTGCCTTTCTTGAGCCACACCTTCAACTGGTCGACCTGCACCGGGGCACGGTGATCTATGATGTTGGCGACCGCATGCCCTTTATCTACTTTCCTCACGAGGCGATTGTCTCGCTCGTGACCGTTCTGGCTGATGGCAAGACCATCGAGATGGCGAAGCTAGGGGGAGAGGCCATGTTCGGGCTCGCCAGTGCACTCATTACGCGCCGTTCGCTGGGGCGCTTTGTCGTGCAGAGCACCGGCAAGGCCTCGCGCGTTGACACCGAAGTCTTGTATCGGGCGTTTGTGGCGCGCCCGACGCTCCGTGACCACGTCCTTCGGTTTGCGGAGGAACTGCTGGCGCAGACGCTGCACTCTATGGCGTGCAATGCTCTGCACAGTGTGGAGGCGCGTTGCTGCCGTTGGATCCTCACGATGCAGGATCGCACGAGCCAGACCGTCTTGCCACTCACTCATGATCAACTGTCGCGCATGATGGGTGTGCAACGCTCAACCATCAGCGCGGCAATGCACGCCCTCCAATCCGCCGGTGCAATCCGCCAGGGGCGCGGGGCCGTCACGGTCATTGATCGGCGCGGCCTCGAACAGACCGTATGCGGGTGTTATGAGATCATCCGTAAGCAGTCAAAGCGGGGGCAGTGCCCTGAAGTTCGAACCTAATCACGCGAGAGCAAGACGGTCTTCATGATGACAAGCATCATCGGGCGCGCTATGAACACCCCTCCACCGGATCTCCGCTTCAAAATGAAGCGCTAAGTAGGTCGCCAAAAGTTCTGCAACAGCTTTCTGAGCCAGAAGCGTTTGGACAGCATGCCGGCCTTGCGGAACGCTTGTTGCGGCGTCAGCGTCAGCACCCAGGCTGCGGCCTCGGCGGCCAGAGCATCGATGGAAGCCGCCTGCCGGTTGGCCGCGATCAGCCGCTTGAGCTCGCGCCAGAGTTGATCCATCGGGCTCAGTTCGGGCGCCTGCCGGGGCAACCACACGAACCGGATGCGCAGCCGGTCGGCCAGGGCTTGGGTCTGCGGGGCAGTGTGGGCGCTCGCCCGATCGGTGAGCAGCCAGAGCCAGCCAGCCTTGCGGTAGCGGCGCCGCAGCGCACGCAGGAACGCCTGGGCATCGGCCTGACCGGCACGGGTGCGGATCAGCACCACCCGACGCGCGCTTTGCAAGTCGATCGCCCCGAACAGCACCCGCTTGGCATTGCGGCCGGTGATCGGCACGAGGGCCTGCGTGCCCTTGAGCGCCCAGGTCGCGCGCAGCGGCGGAAACAGCCGCAGCAGCGTCCAGTCGAGGCACAGCAGCCGATCGCTCCTGTGCCAGCCCGCCTTCAGGCGTCGGGTGATCCCCCCTTATATGGGCCGATCCGTCAAGCGCTGGCAGGCGGTGTGCCGGATCGAAGTCAGAGTTTGACCTGGCCGACAGGGTCGAACCAAAGGAAGCCGAGTTCAAAGCCTGCCATTCTGGCATGGCGGCTCTCAGCTTGGGCGAGGCGGGCGGTCAAGTCCCGCAGCCGCTTCGCGGTGCGCCGCAGGCGCAGGGCTTGAGGGCCGGCCGAAGCTCCAAGCCATCCTGGAGACTGCCCGAGGGCAACTCGCTCCGACACTGTCCGTCTACTCAAGGGCGGGATTCGACAGTTTGCGGTGACCTCCGAGGCTGAGCCCGATGGCGCTCATGCGAACCGTTCGTCCGCATCACCTTATATCCGGTTGGGCCCAAGCCCTGACCATAATCCCGCATGCGTCGGGAACGGGCTCCGGGGTGAGCGCGACCATTCTTTTTCGCGGCATTGTTCCAGCCAGGGGGGACAACGCGGTCGCACTCCCCTCAGACATCACGCGCTGACACTCCCGCGCCAGTGCGCAAGCGGGTTCAGGGCTTCACGGCCACATCGGCTGGCAGGGCGCCTGTTTCGACATAGCGCCACAACAGGATCAGCAGCTTACGGGCGAGCGCCACAATTGCAATGCGTCTGACCC carries:
- a CDS encoding Crp/Fnr family transcriptional regulator, yielding MSLSSRRSCHRANHLLSTLLSDDFAFLEPHLQLVDLHRGTVIYDVGDRMPFIYFPHEAIVSLVTVLADGKTIEMAKLGGEAMFGLASALITRRSLGRFVVQSTGKASRVDTEVLYRAFVARPTLRDHVLRFAEELLAQTLHSMACNALHSVEARCCRWILTMQDRTSQTVLPLTHDQLSRMMGVQRSTISAAMHALQSAGAIRQGRGAVTVIDRRGLEQTVCGCYEIIRKQSKRGQCPEVRT
- a CDS encoding transposase; this encodes MTRRLKAGWHRSDRLLCLDWTLLRLFPPLRATWALKGTQALVPITGRNAKRVLFGAIDLQSARRVVLIRTRAGQADAQAFLRALRRRYRKAGWLWLLTDRASAHTAPQTQALADRLRIRFVWLPRQAPELSPMDQLWRELKRLIAANRQAASIDALAAEAAAWVLTLTPQQAFRKAGMLSKRFWLRKLLQNFWRPT